A window of the Nibribacter ruber genome harbors these coding sequences:
- a CDS encoding metal-sulfur cluster assembly factor has translation METLKPDVIQEVLNTLKYIIDPEVGINIVDLGLIYKVEASDKELDIELTLTTKGCPMSGTITTATQQILKRKFPNHEINVELVWWPMWTPEMITEDGRRQLEEM, from the coding sequence ATGGAAACGCTAAAGCCTGATGTAATCCAAGAGGTGTTAAACACCCTCAAGTACATCATTGACCCCGAAGTGGGCATAAACATTGTAGACCTTGGGTTGATCTACAAAGTAGAAGCTTCTGACAAAGAGTTGGACATAGAGCTGACCTTAACGACCAAGGGCTGTCCCATGAGCGGCACCATTACTACAGCTACCCAGCAAATTCTCAAAAGAAAATTCCCAAACCACGAGATTAACGTAGAATTGGTATGGTGGCCCATGTGGACTCCAGAAATGATCACCGAGGACGGTAGGCGCCAACTGGAAGAGATGTGA
- a CDS encoding RrF2 family transcriptional regulator, which yields MLSKTTEYALRAVVYIALNNDKGARSGLKEIGKELELPAHFMGKILQDLVRKGVVASMKGPGGGFYLHREAREISLLEIVQTIDGLEAFKKCGMGMKKCSDTHPCPLHHDISLYRGQLLQTLSSKTIQDLVDGINTGKYFIRNVIE from the coding sequence ATGCTTTCAAAAACCACAGAGTACGCGCTTAGAGCGGTAGTTTACATAGCATTGAACAATGACAAAGGTGCGCGCTCTGGCCTCAAGGAAATTGGCAAAGAACTGGAACTGCCGGCTCATTTCATGGGCAAGATCCTGCAGGACTTAGTCCGGAAAGGCGTTGTAGCCTCCATGAAAGGACCTGGCGGCGGCTTTTACCTGCACCGCGAGGCCCGTGAAATTTCTTTGCTAGAGATTGTGCAAACCATTGACGGACTGGAGGCATTCAAGAAATGCGGCATGGGCATGAAGAAATGTTCAGACACCCATCCGTGTCCATTGCATCATGACATCTCTTTATATAGAGGCCAACTGTTACAAACCCTTAGCTCCAAAACCATTCAAGACTTGGTGGACGGCATTAATACAGGAAAGTATTTCATCAGAAATGTGATTGAATAG
- a CDS encoding DUF4136 domain-containing protein: MLSKYRTFGFYADDSSLENSKAYEQQIAFAQKEIAAQLQSRGLTQQNSSPDLLVNIGLVVDERTQTRETNFQTDRPKYTGQRRYTWQSKEVEVGTYKAGTLSVHLVDPTQNQLLWKGEAETVMPKKAQDIQERISKSIQALFKKIR, from the coding sequence TTGCTTAGCAAGTACAGGACCTTCGGATTCTACGCAGATGATTCTTCCTTAGAAAACTCAAAAGCCTATGAACAGCAGATTGCGTTTGCCCAGAAAGAAATTGCAGCTCAACTGCAAAGCAGAGGGTTAACCCAACAGAATTCCAGTCCTGATTTGCTGGTGAACATTGGCTTGGTGGTAGATGAGCGTACCCAGACCCGTGAGACTAATTTCCAAACCGACCGACCCAAATACACTGGCCAACGTCGGTATACCTGGCAAAGCAAAGAAGTGGAAGTAGGCACCTATAAAGCCGGTACCTTATCTGTGCATTTAGTAGACCCAACGCAAAACCAATTACTCTGGAAAGGCGAAGCTGAAACGGTCATGCCCAAGAAAGCTCAAGACATTCAAGAACGAATCTCTAAAAGCATTCAGGCACTGTTCAAGAAAATAAGGTAG
- a CDS encoding DUF2249 domain-containing protein — translation MEISATTKISALIKENPSAIDAIASINRHFEKLKNPVLRKILASRVTIADAARIGGCEVALFFEKLAPLGFNLKKEQTLVAETQSKEAAVFPAFLAELPKNDLLFLDVREDIETGQDPFLKIMKAADQVNGTNALAILNSFEPTPLIQMLQKRGFKTYVEKHRQDLFQTYFWLEENTEAKAESQPKCNDLEFDQLVAHYVGKTKHVDVRGLEMPQPMITILHELEWLPTGHALFVIHKRVPQFLLPKLEERACAISIAEQGPSEVHLLIYKPE, via the coding sequence ATGGAGATATCTGCCACCACCAAAATTTCAGCGTTAATCAAGGAGAATCCGTCTGCCATTGACGCGATTGCCTCTATTAACAGGCATTTTGAAAAACTAAAGAACCCGGTGCTCAGGAAGATTCTGGCGTCCAGGGTGACCATTGCCGATGCTGCCCGCATTGGAGGCTGTGAAGTAGCCCTCTTTTTTGAGAAGCTGGCGCCCTTAGGTTTTAACTTGAAGAAGGAGCAAACTCTGGTGGCGGAAACACAATCAAAAGAAGCCGCCGTTTTTCCCGCATTTCTGGCAGAACTGCCCAAAAACGACTTGCTCTTTCTAGACGTTCGGGAGGACATTGAAACCGGCCAAGACCCTTTCCTGAAGATCATGAAGGCGGCAGACCAGGTGAACGGAACTAATGCCTTGGCCATTCTGAATTCGTTTGAACCCACCCCCTTGATCCAGATGCTGCAGAAACGGGGGTTTAAGACTTATGTAGAAAAGCATCGCCAAGATCTGTTTCAAACCTATTTCTGGCTGGAGGAAAATACTGAAGCGAAAGCAGAAAGCCAACCTAAGTGCAATGACTTGGAGTTTGACCAGTTGGTGGCCCATTATGTCGGCAAGACCAAGCACGTGGACGTACGAGGGTTGGAGATGCCTCAGCCCATGATCACCATTCTGCATGAACTAGAATGGCTGCCCACCGGCCATGCTCTCTTTGTGATCCATAAAAGGGTGCCGCAGTTTCTGCTGCCTAAACTAGAGGAACGCGCTTGTGCCATCTCCATTGCGGAGCAAGGCCCTTCTGAAGTGCATTTACTTATCTATAAACCTGAATAG